From one Paenibacillus terrae HPL-003 genomic stretch:
- a CDS encoding GerAB/ArcD/ProY family transporter: MGVGKVKADKITTLQTTVIIVSFMLAAGLLTLPRVMVKDSMTPDVWISIILAGGIVFLSGWIMVKLSQRFPESTFYQYVQRIIGRAAGKVIGVLLVIYFVCIAGFEIRSVEEVTAFFLLEGTPVWAISAPFMWISLYLCMGGVGAMGKICQIIFPITASIFLLICLLGLNVFELNNLRPVLSEGVMPVFKALKTTTLTFTGTECMLIILCRMEKPEKATRVVGLAIGIAVVFYIAAVILCIGAFSVEGVITRTWPFLDLARSFEVEYLVLERFESLLLSIWIMQIFATFSIAFYCASLGVSQILNRSYSATLFILLPAIYILSQIPQNLNELFSLGTILGNGAIILFGLLPLPLLLISRWRGVRS; this comes from the coding sequence ATGGGCGTGGGAAAAGTAAAGGCAGATAAAATTACAACATTACAGACGACGGTAATTATTGTTAGCTTTATGCTGGCCGCCGGGTTGCTTACGCTTCCCCGGGTAATGGTGAAGGATTCAATGACACCAGATGTGTGGATATCCATTATTTTGGCAGGGGGGATCGTTTTTCTGTCCGGATGGATTATGGTAAAACTAAGTCAACGATTTCCAGAATCAACCTTTTACCAGTATGTACAGAGGATTATAGGTAGAGCCGCTGGCAAAGTGATTGGCGTGCTGCTCGTCATCTATTTTGTTTGTATAGCTGGATTCGAAATTCGATCTGTAGAGGAAGTAACAGCGTTCTTCCTGCTTGAAGGGACGCCGGTATGGGCTATTTCAGCACCTTTTATGTGGATCTCTCTGTACCTGTGCATGGGGGGGGTTGGCGCAATGGGTAAAATATGCCAAATTATTTTCCCGATTACGGCATCTATCTTTTTGTTGATATGCTTGCTGGGATTAAATGTCTTTGAATTGAATAATTTGCGTCCCGTCTTGTCGGAGGGTGTGATGCCAGTGTTTAAAGCCCTGAAAACTACAACGCTTACTTTTACGGGGACTGAGTGCATGCTTATCATTCTTTGTCGCATGGAAAAACCTGAGAAAGCTACCAGAGTGGTCGGTCTGGCGATTGGAATAGCGGTCGTATTTTATATAGCTGCGGTGATCCTGTGCATTGGCGCTTTTTCGGTAGAAGGGGTTATAACCAGAACCTGGCCTTTTTTGGATTTAGCACGCAGCTTTGAAGTGGAGTATCTGGTATTAGAACGTTTCGAATCCCTGTTACTGTCGATCTGGATCATGCAAATTTTTGCCACTTTCAGTATCGCTTTTTATTGCGCTTCGCTCGGAGTTTCTCAAATTTTGAATAGATCCTATTCCGCAACCCTGTTTATTCTGCTCCCGGCCATTTACATCCTATCTCAAATTCCCCAAAACCTTAACGAGTTGTTTTCATTAGGAACGATACTCGGGAATGGGGCTATTATTTTATTCGGATTGCTTCCACTGCCGCTGTTGCTTATTTCTCGCTGGAGGGGGGTGCGGTCATGA
- a CDS encoding Ger(x)C family spore germination protein — MKRVQLGLLGMVALLICSTLSGCWSSSPVEDLNLEAGIAMDVAEQSSQEEQINRKGGYYPKKELIKGTFQFVVPEESNGSGSSPSQTKKFYNITETGDSVFEMLREISLRTNRPPIGFHLKTVIISSSLLRKVSLYELLDFFLGDNDIRPSVLLLISTGKAGDALQEKIPGQTPAFILKDIFLNRKRNSRLLKPVSLAKAIGPMKARSSFLLPNVITTESEIKLAGAGIIKGKTQKYGGFLNESEVEGLMWIKGELEGGLLKTIDPKTGKNIAYEIKSVKSSIKAIVQGDEISFRVRMTSEGRISENFNPNEDLGSNRLLGREESIFQEKVNSLAEQTVAKMHKLKADVGGFGEALRIQHPKVWHKVKKDWDTTFSTIPVRFSTDIHIEDYGASNTTAD; from the coding sequence ATGAAGAGAGTCCAGTTAGGATTACTCGGTATGGTGGCTCTCCTGATATGCAGTACACTTTCAGGTTGCTGGAGCAGTTCTCCGGTGGAGGATTTAAATCTGGAGGCAGGCATTGCTATGGATGTAGCGGAACAATCTTCACAGGAAGAGCAAATCAATCGGAAAGGAGGATATTATCCGAAGAAAGAGTTAATTAAAGGGACATTTCAATTCGTAGTGCCAGAGGAAAGCAACGGTTCAGGAAGCTCTCCTTCGCAAACTAAAAAATTTTACAACATTACGGAAACCGGTGATTCTGTCTTTGAGATGCTGAGAGAAATTTCATTACGGACCAATCGTCCTCCTATCGGATTCCATTTGAAGACGGTCATTATCAGTTCCAGTTTGCTTCGTAAGGTTTCGCTGTATGAGTTGCTGGACTTTTTTTTGGGGGATAATGACATCCGACCCAGCGTCCTATTGCTGATCAGTACGGGCAAGGCAGGTGATGCACTTCAGGAGAAAATCCCCGGTCAGACCCCGGCCTTTATATTGAAGGATATTTTTCTAAACCGTAAACGGAATTCACGGTTGTTAAAGCCCGTGTCATTGGCTAAAGCGATCGGGCCCATGAAGGCTAGAAGCAGCTTCTTATTGCCTAATGTCATTACGACGGAGAGTGAAATCAAGCTCGCGGGCGCAGGAATCATTAAAGGAAAGACGCAGAAGTACGGTGGTTTTCTGAATGAGTCTGAGGTGGAGGGTCTCATGTGGATCAAAGGCGAACTGGAAGGGGGTCTTCTGAAAACTATCGATCCCAAAACTGGTAAAAATATTGCTTATGAGATCAAATCGGTGAAAAGCAGCATCAAGGCCATCGTTCAGGGGGATGAGATATCTTTCCGCGTGAGAATGACCTCAGAGGGACGCATTTCGGAAAATTTTAATCCGAATGAAGATTTGGGCAGTAATCGACTGCTTGGACGAGAAGAGAGTATCTTTCAGGAGAAAGTCAACTCATTAGCAGAACAAACCGTAGCCAAAATGCATAAGCTGAAGGCGGATGTTGGTGGCTTCGGGGAAGCCCTGCGGATTCAGCATCCTAAAGTCTGGCATAAAGTCAAAAAGGATTGGGATACGACCTTTAGCACGATTCCAGTCCGATTCAGCACGGATATTCACATTGAGGATTATGGAGCTTCCAATACGACGGCAGATTAA
- a CDS encoding PadR family transcriptional regulator: MKRTLKYAILGLIHKEEMSGYDITSQFKKEIGQFWSAKHSQIYPELKRLTEEELIEYRTSITGAKLEKKLYCITPKGTRELTEWLLSPKDLPETEKDEFMLMLYFSAAISKEENKRLFEDQITKRKEKLEYLYESKTSLRLLDENLQSPGSEQFGHYLVLSRAINREESYITWLKETLTLFE, from the coding sequence TTGAAACGTACATTAAAATATGCCATTCTGGGCCTAATTCACAAAGAGGAAATGAGCGGCTACGATATTACGAGCCAATTCAAGAAGGAAATCGGGCAATTTTGGAGCGCCAAGCACAGTCAGATTTATCCTGAGCTCAAAAGGCTGACCGAAGAAGAGTTAATCGAATATCGCACCTCCATTACAGGAGCCAAGCTGGAAAAAAAGCTGTACTGCATCACGCCCAAGGGAACCCGGGAGCTGACCGAATGGCTGCTGAGTCCCAAAGATTTACCGGAAACGGAAAAGGATGAATTTATGCTTATGCTGTATTTTTCAGCAGCGATCTCGAAGGAAGAAAACAAACGATTGTTCGAGGACCAGATTACCAAACGTAAAGAGAAGCTGGAGTACTTATACGAGAGCAAGACTTCACTCCGGCTGTTGGACGAAAACCTTCAATCTCCCGGCTCTGAACAATTCGGACATTATCTGGTACTGAGTCGCGCTATTAATAGGGAGGAAAGCTATATTACATGGCTGAAAGAAACGCTGACGCTGTTTGAATAG
- a CDS encoding phenolic acid decarboxylase, which produces MDKFIGSHMIYTYENGWEYEIYIKNEDTIDYRIHSGMVGGRWVRDQKVNLVKLVENVYKVSWTEPTGTDVSLNFMPEEKRMHGIIFFPKWVHEHPEITVRYQNDFIPLMEESREKYETYPKYVVPEFADITFIENAGVNNEKLISQAPYAGMTDDIRAGKLQA; this is translated from the coding sequence ATGGACAAGTTTATCGGCAGTCACATGATCTACACCTATGAGAATGGTTGGGAATATGAAATATATATTAAAAATGAAGATACGATCGACTACCGCATTCATAGCGGCATGGTAGGTGGACGTTGGGTACGCGACCAGAAGGTGAATCTGGTAAAGCTGGTGGAGAATGTGTACAAAGTATCGTGGACCGAACCGACAGGTACTGACGTTTCTCTGAACTTTATGCCAGAGGAAAAACGGATGCATGGCATTATTTTCTTCCCTAAATGGGTTCATGAGCATCCGGAAATCACTGTCCGCTATCAAAACGATTTTATTCCGCTGATGGAAGAATCGCGTGAAAAATACGAAACCTATCCTAAGTATGTTGTCCCTGAATTTGCAGATATTACATTCATAGAAAATGCGGGTGTGAATAACGAAAAATTGATTTCTCAAGCGCCCTACGCAGGAATGACAGACGATATTCGTGCGGGTAAGCTGCAAGCATAA
- a CDS encoding MFS transporter, with translation MSLSLSRKNIIALAAICLSALMFGLEISSVPVILPTLEKVLHGDLKDMQWIMNAYTIACATVLMAVGTLADRYGRRRIFIISLVLFGITSLVCGLAQSTSVLIISRFLQGVGAGAMQICQIAILSHRFQEGQERSKAFAIWGIVFGIGLGFGPIIGGMIVAVLNWHWVFLVHVPLTILTLILVFGGIEESRDPQVKKLDIIGIITLSLTVFGLAYFITQGPELGFTSKASISILVAVAISFIVFLFAEKLSAHPMFDFSVFKIRNFSGALLGSVGMNFSFWPFMIYLPIYFQSGLGYGIVAAGLALLAYALPTLVIPPLAERFSLRYQPRIVIPSGLFILGTGFILMKYGSGSDHASWLTMLPGSLLAGIGLGLTNTPVTNTTTGSVPSARAGMASGIDMSARLISLAINIAVMGFILQEGILSYLKGGLSGTLNAMQLRSLAEKIASGNTVSLKQGLPELSSLDASGAVVHAALVHGFGLVMLYGGIGVWVLAAISFMIFGPKRA, from the coding sequence GTGAGCCTCTCCCTCTCCCGCAAAAATATAATTGCATTGGCCGCTATATGTTTGTCCGCATTGATGTTCGGCCTCGAAATTTCCAGTGTGCCAGTGATACTGCCAACCCTGGAAAAGGTATTGCATGGTGATCTCAAGGATATGCAATGGATTATGAACGCTTATACCATTGCATGCGCCACAGTTCTGATGGCTGTTGGAACGCTGGCCGACCGGTATGGAAGGAGGCGTATTTTTATTATCAGCCTCGTCTTGTTCGGTATTACATCCTTGGTTTGTGGCTTGGCGCAAAGCACTTCGGTTCTGATCATCAGCCGGTTTCTTCAAGGGGTGGGCGCTGGTGCGATGCAGATTTGCCAGATAGCAATTCTTTCACATCGGTTTCAGGAAGGACAAGAACGCAGCAAAGCCTTTGCCATATGGGGGATCGTGTTCGGTATCGGCCTCGGTTTTGGACCCATCATCGGCGGCATGATCGTGGCCGTGTTGAACTGGCATTGGGTTTTTCTGGTCCACGTTCCGTTGACCATCCTCACTTTGATTCTTGTTTTCGGTGGCATAGAGGAGTCCAGAGATCCGCAGGTGAAAAAACTGGATATTATCGGCATCATCACGCTTTCGTTGACAGTTTTTGGCCTTGCATACTTTATCACGCAAGGGCCAGAACTCGGATTTACCAGCAAAGCATCCATCAGCATCCTTGTTGCAGTGGCAATAAGTTTCATTGTATTTTTATTTGCGGAAAAGCTCAGCGCCCATCCGATGTTTGACTTTTCCGTATTCAAGATACGTAATTTCTCCGGCGCTCTCCTTGGCTCCGTCGGCATGAACTTCAGTTTCTGGCCGTTCATGATTTATTTGCCGATCTATTTCCAGAGTGGCCTTGGTTACGGCATCGTAGCCGCAGGGCTGGCTCTCTTGGCTTATGCGCTGCCCACCTTGGTAATTCCGCCTTTGGCAGAGCGCTTTTCGCTCCGCTATCAGCCGCGCATAGTCATCCCATCAGGTCTGTTCATCCTCGGTACAGGCTTTATTTTGATGAAATATGGCAGCGGCAGCGATCACGCCAGTTGGTTGACCATGCTACCTGGCTCCTTGTTGGCTGGTATTGGACTGGGCTTAACCAACACGCCTGTGACCAACACAACCACCGGCTCTGTTCCGAGTGCCCGTGCAGGCATGGCTTCCGGTATAGATATGAGTGCCAGATTGATCAGTCTAGCCATCAACATCGCTGTGATGGGATTCATCTTGCAGGAAGGTATTCTGTCTTATTTGAAAGGTGGCCTTTCCGGGACTCTCAATGCAATGCAATTGCGATCTTTGGCCGAAAAAATAGCCTCTGGAAATACTGTATCTCTCAAGCAGGGTTTGCCAGAACTCTCCTCTCTGGATGCGTCTGGAGCCGTTGTCCATGCAGCGCTGGTGCACGGTTTTGGCTTGGTAATGCTCTACGGCGGTATTGGTGTCTGGGTTCTAGCCGCGATCAGTTTTATGATTTTTGGGCCTAAGAGAGCATAA
- a CDS encoding Lrp/AsnC family transcriptional regulator produces the protein MDHVDKQILFYLQNQARISMTELGKCVGLSQPAVTERVKRMEEKGVIEEYRTIISPEKIGKDTAAYILFRTRDCQGFLDFVHTSPHVAECHRISGEHSYLLKVVTSSTRTLEEFSNQCDKYGTYTSLIVMSSPIDHRLLIHSPEEASGAAHSKKG, from the coding sequence GTGGATCATGTAGACAAACAAATCCTCTTTTATCTTCAAAATCAGGCAAGGATTTCAATGACGGAGCTAGGAAAATGCGTGGGTTTGTCCCAACCTGCTGTAACAGAACGAGTTAAACGAATGGAAGAAAAAGGGGTTATCGAGGAGTATCGCACGATCATCTCTCCTGAAAAAATAGGAAAGGATACGGCAGCCTATATATTGTTTCGGACTAGAGATTGCCAGGGATTTCTTGATTTTGTCCATACATCTCCACATGTTGCCGAGTGCCACCGTATAAGCGGAGAACACAGTTATTTATTAAAAGTAGTGACCAGCTCGACGCGCACCCTCGAAGAGTTCAGCAACCAGTGCGATAAGTATGGAACCTACACGAGCCTGATTGTCATGTCTTCACCGATCGATCATAGACTTCTCATTCATTCTCCGGAAGAAGCAAGTGGAGCCGCTCATTCAAAAAAAGGTTAA
- a CDS encoding winged helix-turn-helix transcriptional regulator, which translates to MNITTVKDRIDLKLINCDKELTLAVIGGKWKLIILWHLGLEGTKRFGELKKLIPHITQKMLTNQLRELEEDKLILRKVYPVVPPHVEYSLTEHGESLIPVLRAMYDWGSNYRENVIWKEEEAIQDVTPV; encoded by the coding sequence ATGAACATCACTACTGTAAAAGACCGGATTGATTTGAAGCTGATTAATTGTGATAAGGAATTGACCCTCGCAGTCATCGGCGGGAAATGGAAGCTGATTATTTTGTGGCATCTCGGCTTGGAAGGCACCAAGCGGTTCGGTGAACTGAAAAAGCTGATCCCCCATATCACGCAAAAAATGCTGACCAACCAACTGCGCGAGCTGGAGGAGGATAAACTCATTCTTCGTAAGGTCTATCCTGTCGTCCCTCCGCATGTGGAATACTCACTGACTGAGCATGGTGAAAGCCTGATTCCAGTACTGAGAGCGATGTACGATTGGGGATCAAACTATCGCGAGAACGTGATTTGGAAAGAAGAAGAAGCGATTCAGGACGTAACGCCCGTTTAA
- a CDS encoding glycoside hydrolase family 30 protein, which produces MTIQTIQWFSTSKAKAWQSQSHHLSKTQEHANLTITGETHQLVEGFGGCFNELGYVALNHLESDEREQVLHSLFHPEGEHKFTICRLPIGASDYALEWYSHNETDGDVEMKHYSIERDQQYLIPFIREALRLNPDLKLFASPWSPPTWMKSPKAYNYGTLRWEKDILKAYALYFVKFVQAYREAGITIHQVHVQNEVIADQKFPSCVWTGEQLREFIRDYLGPAFEEHGLDTEIWLGTINAPDPWEELMKKTSTGFDEYAHTVLSDPEAYKYIKGVGYQWAGKNAIQRTVASYPELRYMQTENECGNGENSWDYAKHVYNLYQHYFTNGVNAYIYWNMVLEPKGKSTWGWEQNSMITVDPADRKRTLNPEYYVMKHFSHFVLPGARRIGLRGSWTGNAVAFRNADGQTIVVIANPFHESRVLNLSAGEDTHHFELEPESFNTIVIPS; this is translated from the coding sequence ATGACCATTCAGACCATTCAGTGGTTTTCCACTTCCAAAGCAAAAGCTTGGCAATCCCAATCTCATCATCTTAGCAAAACCCAAGAGCATGCCAACCTGACCATTACGGGGGAAACGCATCAGCTCGTCGAAGGCTTTGGTGGCTGTTTTAATGAACTGGGCTATGTGGCCTTGAACCATTTGGAGAGCGACGAACGGGAGCAGGTGCTTCATTCTCTCTTCCACCCGGAGGGTGAGCACAAATTCACAATTTGCCGACTCCCTATTGGAGCCAGTGACTACGCGCTGGAATGGTACAGCCACAATGAAACGGATGGCGACGTGGAGATGAAGCATTATTCCATCGAGCGGGATCAGCAGTATCTCATTCCTTTCATTCGGGAAGCGTTACGACTTAACCCGGACTTGAAATTGTTCGCTTCCCCCTGGAGCCCGCCGACATGGATGAAATCGCCCAAGGCTTACAATTACGGCACATTGCGCTGGGAAAAAGATATTTTGAAAGCGTATGCATTATACTTCGTCAAATTTGTGCAGGCTTACCGCGAGGCAGGCATTACGATTCATCAGGTCCATGTCCAAAATGAAGTCATTGCCGATCAGAAATTCCCTTCCTGTGTATGGACCGGAGAACAACTGCGTGAATTTATTCGCGACTACTTGGGCCCTGCCTTCGAGGAACACGGGCTGGATACGGAAATTTGGCTGGGTACCATTAATGCCCCTGATCCGTGGGAAGAATTAATGAAGAAAACGTCCACCGGATTCGATGAATATGCCCATACCGTGCTGAGTGACCCGGAGGCCTACAAATATATTAAGGGTGTGGGCTATCAGTGGGCAGGCAAAAATGCCATCCAGCGCACCGTAGCCAGCTATCCTGAGCTTCGTTACATGCAGACCGAAAATGAATGCGGGAACGGAGAAAATTCCTGGGACTACGCCAAACATGTATATAACCTGTACCAGCACTACTTCACCAATGGCGTGAATGCTTATATTTACTGGAACATGGTTTTGGAGCCGAAAGGCAAGAGCACATGGGGATGGGAGCAAAATTCGATGATCACCGTTGACCCGGCGGATCGTAAGCGTACCCTGAACCCGGAATATTACGTGATGAAGCACTTTTCTCATTTTGTATTGCCGGGTGCGAGACGCATTGGACTCCGTGGATCATGGACGGGAAATGCCGTTGCTTTCCGCAATGCTGACGGACAAACGATAGTGGTCATTGCCAATCCGTTCCACGAATCACGTGTGCTGAATCTGTCCGCTGGAGAGGATACGCATCATTTCGAACTGGAGCCTGAATCTTTTAACACCATCGTCATTCCTTCTTAA
- a CDS encoding response regulator transcription factor, with the protein MNKRILLVEDEIRIREVIADYFKQNNWEVYEADNGKDALIWFDSVQPDLVILDIMMPELDGWEVCRQVRSRSGVPIILLTAKSGDDDKILGFELGADDYVTKPFSPKVLIARANALMKRVEGHVLPESHVLRFGTAILNTMAHRLEVDQAEVELTPKEYELLRLLIHNKGMVISRDVILSRVWGIDFEGDTRVVDTHIKKLRSKLGRESRHIRTVFGTGYRFEEEE; encoded by the coding sequence TTGAATAAAAGGATTCTTCTCGTGGAGGATGAAATTCGTATCCGTGAAGTCATTGCGGATTATTTTAAACAGAATAATTGGGAAGTCTATGAAGCAGACAATGGAAAAGATGCGCTAATCTGGTTTGATTCGGTGCAGCCCGACCTGGTCATACTCGATATTATGATGCCGGAGCTGGATGGTTGGGAGGTATGCCGTCAGGTTCGCAGCCGTTCCGGGGTGCCGATCATTTTGCTGACCGCCAAATCCGGTGATGATGATAAAATATTGGGCTTTGAGCTGGGAGCAGATGACTACGTTACCAAGCCTTTTAGCCCCAAGGTGCTGATTGCCCGCGCGAACGCGCTAATGAAACGGGTGGAGGGCCATGTGCTGCCTGAGTCGCATGTCCTGCGGTTCGGCACGGCCATTCTCAATACGATGGCTCATCGGCTTGAGGTAGATCAGGCGGAGGTCGAGCTGACGCCCAAGGAGTATGAGCTGCTCCGGCTGCTTATACATAACAAAGGTATGGTCATTTCACGGGATGTGATACTTAGCAGGGTGTGGGGGATCGACTTTGAAGGAGACACGCGGGTCGTGGATACGCATATCAAAAAGCTGAGAAGCAAGCTGGGCCGTGAATCACGCCATATCCGGACTGTTTTTGGTACAGGCTACAGGTTTGAGGAGGAAGAATGA
- a CDS encoding sensor histidine kinase, protein MNKRGVTFKLFIMTVVFFLCFYGMVILCQLLFFENFYQQQKIGRVESRLQSFGQSYVREAWGSDRVSREAARFMFQNKNQLAIVTLDGKVKLDDPFHINLRKADGQIVKISLSLFTSQFGDELRAARIQPGDSLTIEGEVLESDGLSSVNLIYPTGIQKPGSKNIGTTSEETSTEGSVRLSGTVTEIVLPDLKTWSQRQGLLFSALEEWFPLSQTHLEKLKNFEVLEEEWTEPWTGVRNAVIVHPVRQSTGEIDLLFTVTSLQEISETNEALRWFYLYLGIGGFALILILSLFYSRMVTRPLIALNNTAKRMAKLDFTAHTPIRQNDELGSLSYSMYTLSQNLDTALRELQEANQQLVEDMEQKQRMEAVQQDFFANASHELKTPLSIVKGFAEGLQDGVSAGKQDHYIKVIVEEADKMERLVKDMLDLAKLESGTLKLRKTTFILSELVEEVVDKLFHLLKEKHLEAVIIPANELPIHADAGWLEQVIFNFVLNAIRHAEEGSSITIRIEGSGEINTFSIENKGDTIPDDQLEQIWERFYRAELSRSRQTGGTGLGLSIVKRILDLHDFRYMAENTKDGVRFIVIFGG, encoded by the coding sequence ATGAACAAACGGGGAGTTACCTTTAAGTTGTTCATTATGACCGTTGTATTTTTTCTTTGTTTTTACGGCATGGTGATTTTGTGCCAATTGCTGTTTTTTGAAAATTTTTATCAGCAGCAGAAGATTGGACGCGTGGAAAGTCGTTTGCAAAGCTTCGGTCAGAGCTATGTCAGGGAAGCTTGGGGCTCGGACAGGGTTTCGCGGGAGGCAGCCCGCTTCATGTTTCAGAATAAGAATCAGTTGGCTATTGTCACGCTGGACGGCAAAGTAAAGCTGGATGACCCCTTCCACATCAATCTCAGAAAAGCAGACGGGCAGATCGTTAAAATATCGCTGTCTCTGTTTACGAGCCAATTTGGGGATGAGCTGAGGGCAGCCCGGATTCAGCCGGGCGACTCATTAACCATTGAAGGTGAAGTGTTGGAATCCGACGGCCTCTCCTCTGTCAATTTAATTTATCCGACAGGCATTCAGAAGCCTGGCTCCAAAAATATAGGAACGACATCGGAAGAGACGAGCACAGAGGGCAGTGTAAGGCTGTCCGGTACGGTGACCGAGATTGTACTGCCGGATCTGAAAACCTGGAGCCAGCGGCAAGGATTGCTGTTTAGTGCGCTGGAGGAATGGTTTCCTTTGTCGCAGACCCATTTGGAGAAGCTCAAAAATTTTGAAGTGCTGGAGGAAGAGTGGACGGAGCCTTGGACGGGTGTGCGTAATGCGGTCATTGTACATCCTGTACGACAAAGCACCGGAGAGATCGACCTGCTGTTCACAGTGACATCGTTGCAGGAAATCAGCGAGACGAATGAGGCTCTGCGCTGGTTCTATCTGTACCTGGGCATCGGAGGTTTTGCGCTGATTCTTATTTTGTCCTTGTTCTATTCTCGAATGGTGACCCGTCCGCTCATTGCCTTGAACAATACTGCCAAACGGATGGCTAAGCTCGATTTTACAGCCCATACACCGATCCGGCAAAATGACGAGCTGGGCAGCCTGTCCTATAGCATGTATACCCTGTCCCAGAACCTGGACACCGCTCTGCGCGAGCTTCAGGAAGCCAACCAGCAATTGGTTGAGGACATGGAGCAGAAGCAGAGGATGGAAGCTGTACAGCAGGACTTCTTTGCCAACGCCTCTCATGAGCTGAAGACCCCGCTTAGTATCGTTAAAGGCTTTGCAGAAGGGCTACAGGATGGCGTTAGCGCCGGGAAGCAGGACCACTATATCAAGGTGATTGTGGAGGAAGCGGACAAAATGGAGCGGCTGGTCAAGGATATGCTGGATCTCGCCAAGCTGGAATCCGGCACCCTCAAGCTTCGCAAAACGACCTTTATACTGAGCGAGCTGGTGGAGGAAGTCGTCGATAAGCTGTTCCATCTGCTAAAGGAAAAGCATCTGGAAGCGGTCATTATCCCTGCTAATGAGCTGCCGATTCACGCCGATGCCGGTTGGCTGGAGCAGGTGATTTTCAACTTCGTCTTGAATGCCATAAGGCATGCCGAGGAAGGAAGTTCGATTACGATCCGTATCGAAGGCTCCGGGGAAATCAATACCTTTTCCATTGAAAATAAAGGGGATACGATTCCCGACGATCAACTGGAGCAAATTTGGGAACGGTTTTACCGAGCCGAGCTTTCACGCAGCCGTCAGACAGGGGGAACGGGACTGGGACTGTCGATCGTCAAACGGATTTTGGATTTGCACGATTTTCGCTATATGGCGGAGAATACCAAGGATGGCGTTCGTTTTATCGTCATATTCGGAGGTTAA
- the pssA gene encoding CDP-diacylglycerol--serine O-phosphatidyltransferase → MKWNWLPSLCTIANLGAGVLSLFYTIHEQYTTAFILIMVAALWDVLDGLLARLLHCSSDFGKQLDSLADVVSFGVAPAFLTLFYQLGGTHWMGPLVAVLFVICGAVRLARFNLMAFSTGFVGMPITAAGVILSFMFLWSEHLRPELLLGLMVVLSFLMVSRIPFPSFKKKPIRR, encoded by the coding sequence ATGAAATGGAATTGGTTGCCCTCACTATGCACGATTGCAAACCTGGGGGCAGGGGTACTATCCCTGTTTTACACCATTCATGAACAATATACGACCGCTTTTATTCTGATTATGGTGGCTGCTTTGTGGGATGTGCTAGACGGTTTGCTGGCAAGGCTGCTGCATTGCTCCAGTGATTTTGGCAAGCAGCTCGACTCCCTGGCGGATGTGGTCTCATTTGGGGTTGCCCCTGCTTTCCTGACCTTGTTCTACCAACTGGGAGGTACGCATTGGATGGGGCCGCTTGTGGCTGTTTTGTTTGTGATATGCGGTGCGGTAAGGCTGGCAAGATTCAACTTGATGGCTTTTAGTACAGGCTTCGTAGGCATGCCCATTACGGCTGCGGGTGTTATTTTGTCCTTTATGTTTTTATGGAGTGAGCATTTGCGACCCGAATTATTGCTTGGGCTCATGGTAGTGCTATCTTTCCTGATGGTTAGCCGTATTCCGTTCCCGTCCTTCAAAAAAAAACCGATCAGGAGGTAG
- a CDS encoding DedA family protein codes for MEWAISMITQYGYIAIFALLALGIIGLPVPDEIIMVFVGYLSSIMVLNYSMSVLVSFMGAMTGMMISYTLGKKLGQPLVDKHGKWVGLTPKRFAKVKGWFARFGLWTILVGYFIPGVRHATSYLSGISAMPVRKYMLVASAGSLVWTLIFISIGYVTGVNIHFQ; via the coding sequence ATGGAATGGGCCATAAGCATGATTACACAATACGGGTACATTGCTATTTTTGCACTTCTTGCTCTCGGGATTATCGGTCTTCCGGTTCCTGATGAAATTATTATGGTCTTTGTCGGCTATTTGTCCTCCATCATGGTACTGAATTATTCAATGTCAGTGCTGGTCAGCTTTATGGGGGCCATGACAGGCATGATGATCAGCTATACGCTGGGCAAAAAGCTCGGGCAGCCTTTGGTGGATAAGCACGGCAAGTGGGTTGGGCTGACACCGAAACGGTTTGCAAAGGTGAAGGGGTGGTTTGCACGCTTTGGGCTGTGGACCATTCTGGTCGGTTATTTCATTCCGGGAGTCAGGCATGCGACAAGCTACTTGTCTGGAATTAGCGCAATGCCTGTTCGAAAATATATGCTGGTGGCAAGCGCAGGTTCTCTCGTATGGACCCTTATTTTTATCTCGATTGGTTATGTTACCGGAGTGAATATACACTTTCAATAA